In Drechmeria coniospora strain ARSEF 6962 chromosome 03, whole genome shotgun sequence, the DNA window CGGGTATTAATACATAAATAAataatgtaagtactccgtacggagcacccgGATCAATAATGCAACGGCACAATAGCATACTCTCCTCGAGCGATTCGCTAGACCTGCTCACCCACACCTATGGACATGTACCCCCCCTCGTCGTAGGGACACTGGTTGAATTCGCCGCATTTTTTGTCGCTCCAGCATTCTTCCGGAGTCCATTTCCAGTACTTGGTATCTGATCGGATATACCACTTCATGTtcccgacgagccggcccCTCTCGTACGTGCCGCGCCTGAATGCGCGGATGGCGCCCACTCTGTAGAGTTCGGGCCAGTCCCGGCCCTCCATGCCACTGACCTCCACGGTCATCTTGCGAGTCTGCTCCGTCCGTTGATATAACGCCTTGACATTGGCCGAAAACGAACTCTGGCCCGTTCGGACGGCGTTCTCTATGCCGGCGAACAGGTTGCTCGCCGAGTCGAGGTGCTCTTGCGTCTTGAGCTCCATGCCGATGCTGTACTGATACACATCATCAGTGCCGTTCCAGCCGGCTTCCCAGTACTTGTTGCAGTAGCATGTCTGGTCCACGTCGTTGGTGTTGAGCGTATTGCACCAGACGTGCCATGGCTGGAACTCGCCCGGTCGGGCggccgccacggcgaggGACGCAAGGGTGGCGAGAAGACACTGATGCATTTTGCCGCTGCGCATTTTGCCACGTTATTGTCGATGTCGGGCTTGTCTTGATGTCCCTTTCATGTGCTTTTCTTCATGCCTCTATGGGCAATGGCCGTGGAAGCGGACGAGGGATTGAAGGAATGCTTCGTTTCGTCGTGTGTACTTGGTCAAGTTCGGAACAGAAATAGTAGTCCCGTACTATGCGCCACGTTCAGTGTTGACATCCAGTAGAGCAATGTAATCTTTGTTGAGAATGGACTCTGAACGACAGGCATCAAGAGTGATGCCGGTTGTCGTCTTTTATAATTGCTGTTCGGTGCTTGGCAGGCAGCCTGTGTCTATATCATGTGGCGCCTACCGGGTGCTTCCAGTTCATCAAGCTCCGGCGGCGCTTCTTGGCGAACTGACGATGCCGGGCCGGCTCCACGCTTGACGTAACGATGCGGATGGGCAGCACCGGATGGAGACATGGCCTAGGCAACGTGTGAGTTCAGATCAAGCTCAAGGTTACACAGCAACCTGACAAGCGCCCCTGGCCTGGGGGAGAGAAAATCAAGCCGTATCTAGGTGCCGAGGCACTACTGCGATGATTCTGCTCATGGAATTTTCAGCCCAAGTATGCGAAAGTAGCTGCTTGGCCCGTTCATGGTATAGTAAAAACGAGCGCGATTCGAAGCCATCCATACGACGGGCAAACGCTCATCATTAGACTGTCACATTCTCCTGGCGATGGCCCGTGTTCTGCCATTGCTCAGCACATAGATAGGCCTCGGCCAGAAAGCTATGATCTACGTTGTTGCACAAGGGAATCGTTGAATTGTCTTTTTGATCATCGAGTGCGATAATGGCTGTCGCGCTGCTCTGGAATTCGGCTGTCATGGAATGACAGCAAGTGTGGAACCCTTGTTGACTCGGACAGGACGGGGTCTATCTTTAGAGTTCGCAACCATATCGGTCCGGCTCGGGGTCGCCGTTCGGGTATCGGAACCAAGGGCAGCAAAGCGGCTGCATGGTTCTCGGTCGAGCTAGCATGCAGGCGGTTCTGGTTAGGTCGGCTCCCGCCAAAGTGTGTGAAGTTGAACAAGATGTAGGGCGACGTGCGCCAAGCTTTCGGAAACTTAAATCTTCAAGCCTCGGTTGGAGTTTCTGCTCGTCGTTcagtcgtcggcgccgaacGTAGCGAAGTGGCTGAAGAGACCTAAAGTCAATGGCTGTATGCCAAAAATAGAGCTGGGAGCAAATGCCGCGTGCTATTCCCGGTGTCACGTACCAACGTAGCGGTCGTgggacgaggaagcagaGGATGGTCGTGAGAGgaagcggacgaggacggcctgGCGGAGACGTCACCGATGAGAGGGAGGACAAGGGTCTGATCGTATTGTCGATTCAATGAAAGGGACACCCAGTTTGGATATGTTTTGTTCGCATGTCGCAGAGCTGGAGGCCTATGATCCAATCGTCCTGTCGAATCTGGAAACGCTAGGCACAGTTTAGCACAGGCCAGGGCGTCTTTAATCCGCATGTCGTCGGGGATAGGCAGGCCAACGATCCGATGGTACTGATGAGGTACGCGTACAGTTCAACACATACCACATACCAGGACGTTCTTTATCCGCAAGTCGACGCTCAAGGGAGGCCAACGACCCGATGGTGTGGACAAGGTACGCACAGTTCAACGCATACCAAGACGTGTTTTATCCGCACGTCGACGCCTGAAGGCGGCCAGCCATCCAATTGTATCGTCCAGCTGTTGCGAAGGGACACCCAGTGTAGCTCAATCTGGCACATATTTTGTACGCAGGTCGAAGTGAGGAAGGGTAACGATCTAATCCATCGTCGGGCCGTAGTCAGGGAAACGGACGTGTTGTGCAAAGGCCCACGGACTTTGCCATCCTAGAATTATGTTCACAAGATGTAGAACAGTGCATGATTTGTCTTCGTCATGCACCGCTGGCTTTATTGTTGATCCTTGGCGGTTGGTTTGGTCTTCTCTTTCCATCCGTGGCATCACAGATTCGAACGTAAAATATTGGTGATTATCGTGGGCAACATGGTTCGGCAAAAAGAAAATCCACAAGTGGTCACGCTGTCCACCTCCTTCCTCCAAAGTGACTATCCCGATCGCCACTTCCTTCGTTCTCCATAGAATACATCTGTCATTGGCGGCTCCCTCATCGAGCGGCGAGCTGCTGTCTGGACACGTTCACCGGCCTTGTTTTCCACCCTCGTTTTCCTCGTCCTTTTTcaccttctcctccttccATTCCCTCCAACGGCCTAGTCTGCGCTTGTTCGCCTATTTAATGCCGTTATTTTCGCCGACATTGACCTGCTCCCTCGTTGTGAACACGATCGAAAAATTGGAGCGAGAAAGGATGACAGTGGCAAGCCTTCATCCATCGTCCTGCTGGGGGGTGTAGTGTAGGTATTGGGATTCTCGCAACTGCGTCGAAGACGGCTCAGTGACGTTGATCAACAGGCTGCTGttccttcgccgccgccatgcttCTGTTCTGCCTGTGACCTGCAGATGAAGGTTTCTGGCAGCCCCTGTTTGCCGGTCTGGATATCCTTTGCTCTGGCCGCAAAAATGCGCATCAATCCTCCGACCCGTCTTCCTCTCCATATGTAAGTGACACTTAAATGATAGACCTACCGCTTACTCGATGCTCAGTGTCTGGTGATTTATACCAAGTCTTGCATAGGGTGTTACGGGATAACTGTTTTGCTTACGCAGCCATGCCACCTTTCTCATGATGCGGCAGCGTTCACTCCATAGCAACCCGACCACTCATTCaactcgacgccgaccttcATCTGTTTCTCTCTGTCGCCTTCGTCACGCCGCTTGCTCTTCTCCTTTTACTGTCTTCCTACTCATGGAGGGCATACGGTCCTTTTCTCACCATTTCACGCACCGAGATCGAGTTTTGCTGTGCAATGTTGCCACCTGGCGTCAATCCCATCTTCTCGTCAGTTCACCACCCTTTCTCCAACGACCATTTCGCCGCAGCGATAGTAACCTTGACTATATCCAAGGTACTCGAGCGGCATCCCTTTGCACAAAGTCTCCGTCACGAAGAGCTCGAGGATTAATTCAATTCAAAACAGCGTCCCTGGGCCTCGAAGGCCTTTCCTTGGGCCATGATTTCCCCTAGCGGCCCGCCTACGGAACCAAGGGCACATTGTTGGCCAGACAGTGACTTAACCGCTACCACATCACCCTTTACCCCGACGCCCGGCAAGAAATTGAACCACATCGTtcgcctgctgctggacACGCCAAAGATGGCACCCTATGTGCAAGGTTCTGCCCGGTCAACCGGCCAGGACGAAGCTCGATCTAGCCCAGACACAGAACGTGAATTGCTTTGCTGTCCAGAGCCCTGCCGTCAATTCTGCACCCATCTTGAGCTAGGCAATACGAAAGCGGGCGCATTTGCTCTCGGGAGGCTGAGGTATGTCCAGGTACCTTATATAGCCGCATCAAACTTCTGGCCGAATCCCGACACGGGGTCCAAACGGTGTGCGCTGTCGGCCACAGGCCGGCCAGGACCCGAGGCAAGTAATCAAGCccgaagtactccgtagttatCAAAGACATGTTCGCTTGTGGCACCTTTTTGTAAATGTGTAAAAGAAAAGATTCTTACTTTGATAGGCTACATATACTACAGACTCGCCAGTGTCGCAGATGTCAACCGACGACAAGCCTACACTGTTTATCGATATTGACTTGAGACAGTCTCAGACAAGCGAGCAGTGACAACGACGATGCCCGACATGATTCAAGAGTGTATGGATAGTGGTCACCAATATCATCGACGGACATCAATATTACTGACAATGCATGAATTGTTGATTCTCATCTCACGCATATCACGGCATCATGAAAACAGTCGATAACCCGCCGCCATTATGTAAATTAACGACCTTCCTATATAATTATATCTACGGACAAAAGTATTCCAATCCCCTTGTGAAAGTTTGCAGCCTCACATCGGCGCGTGCACACAGCCGGAGCCTTCCTGATTCCCCTGACGTAAAGCCAACGAGGGACTTGCAGGCGATGCTCTCTAGTTGATGCCCACAGGGTTCGTGCAAAGAAGGGCTTGGCCAAGCTATGAAAGACGATTAGTTTCTTCGCAACAGTCTAGTACCAGTAGTTGATCTGTAAACGTACGACAGGCAAGGCGCAGCAACGGGCCGTCTTGCCGCTAGCGGCACAAATACTCTTGAAGTTGTTCGGAGAGTAAGGGTATGGGTGAGCTGAATGTTTCGGTTAACAAGAGCCGTCTGATCAAAAGTTGTTCCGAGCAGAACCAGCTTACGAGTGGTACAGTCAAGGTTGGCGACACCGAGAATGTCGGTAGCACAGCACTGGGGGTTGCTGTACAGCGTGCTCCTGCAAGGCACGTAgctgccgccatcgccgttgccgccgttgccattgccgccgttgccgttgccgccgttgccgccgttgccgccgtcgccattaccgccgtcgccattgccaccgtcgccattgccaccgtcgtcaccgcctccATGGCTCGGAAGGGCCATGGCACCAGCAAAGAGAGCAAGGACTGTCAGGAACTTCATGTTGGCGTTGGAGTGCTCGGACGCGTTGAAAATTGGTTATGATTCTGAGTATTGGTTGGAAAGAAGACTGTCTTGGAGTGATGGAGAAAGGCAGTGAAGGACATAGGAGGGAAAGGCCGATATTTATACCTCAAAAGGACCAGAATCTTTTTCCTGTTGCTCACAACGAAAGATGCTCGTGGTCGGGCGCAAGCAGAGAGGCATGGGCCTGAGAGGTCGGGCCGTCGCTCACTGACATGGGCCGTCTGCAGGCACGTCGGCCGGAAATTGTCTCATGCATGCTCGTAGAGTGCTTCTGCAGGTACCTTCATTGACATTTCCTGGAGATTGATCATCTGGCCGTGCCTCTGCAAGCCGAAATCCTCCGCCTTCCTCCCCTGTACGGCCTTTCCAACCCTTGAATGCTGAATGATTCTGTTGCAAACGGTGTCTTGTCTCCACTATCATGAGCTTTTTCTGATGAAAATCCTGTATAAACGGAGGATCCAGGCACTATGATTTCATCTGTTATGATGTTCTTGTTCTGCGATACAAAGCGGTGTAATCGTCGAGTCATCCAGCGGCCCAGAGATTGAGGCATACGCGGCCGCATCCCAGATAACATGTCACTTCTGCAGTCTCTGCCGCGGGAGATATCCCACAACCCGGACATGGGCTTGAAAATATTGACCGAGGCAGGGCTCAACGTGTCGCGTCGCACAAACCATTTCTTGACCGTGCGATCAAGGTGCCGGCCCCATGTCGCTGCCTCTCCCGCTCGTATAGAATTACGATTGCGTATGCAGAATAATTGCAGCTGCACAGGGGTTCTGCATGTTTGTGATGAGTTGGGATGAAGAGGCCGGATTCGGAGACCGGTATGTGCGTATTCGGGTGCCGACCTTTCATGCCCGTGCCGTAGACCTTCTCGCCAGTCGCAGGGGCAATATTTTGTGTATGAGGGCATCAAAGAGATTCAGGCACGAAATTTGAGTTGCTGCATCCATCAATGATCGGTCGACGGAGGCATG includes these proteins:
- a CDS encoding fungal hydrophobin; this translates as MKFLTVLALFAGAMALPSHGGGDDGGNGDGGNGDGGNGDGGNGGNGGNGNGGNGNGGNGDGGSYVPCRSTLYSNPQCCATDILGVANLDCTTPHPYPYSPNNFKSICAASGKTARCCALPVLGQALLCTNPVGIN